Proteins from a genomic interval of Acetobacterium woodii DSM 1030:
- a CDS encoding class II glutamine amidotransferase domain-containing protein gives MCGIAGIISKEPMDVSSNLLGMLGLIQHRGPDASGIAIFPKDEKITLRISMDKEERVAEIREIIGNYGKICNEKLIAAGESIPLAEYRLEMDKDQVQPLHFAINKAEGLAIHSLGDGIKVYKEGGCLQNLTGKHEIETKLCRHGIGHVRMATESVEDINAAHPFVSPFYPELAIVHNGQFTNYFKMRRFLESKGVKFKTMNDSEAASHLIAYAMNQNGGNLQESLIYAADQLDGIYCIIAATENQIGFVKDKLGIKPLLLVESDKYIMLGSEQIEFSAVDEDLFAEEMEPGEVRVWNI, from the coding sequence ATGTGTGGAATAGCGGGAATTATTAGTAAAGAACCAATGGATGTTTCATCCAATCTGTTGGGAATGTTAGGTTTAATACAACATCGGGGACCGGATGCCAGTGGGATTGCTATTTTCCCGAAAGATGAGAAGATAACGTTACGAATATCGATGGATAAAGAAGAACGCGTGGCCGAGATTAGAGAAATTATCGGTAATTACGGGAAAATTTGCAATGAAAAATTGATTGCGGCGGGCGAAAGTATTCCGCTGGCTGAATATCGCCTCGAAATGGATAAGGATCAGGTTCAGCCACTTCATTTTGCAATAAATAAAGCCGAAGGTTTAGCAATCCACTCATTAGGTGATGGGATTAAGGTTTATAAAGAAGGCGGCTGTTTGCAAAATCTGACCGGAAAACATGAAATTGAAACAAAACTCTGTCGCCATGGCATCGGACATGTGCGAATGGCGACCGAAAGCGTTGAAGATATTAATGCGGCTCATCCCTTTGTATCGCCGTTTTATCCGGAGTTGGCGATCGTTCACAACGGGCAATTTACCAATTATTTTAAAATGAGGCGTTTTCTGGAGTCCAAAGGGGTTAAGTTTAAAACGATGAATGACTCTGAAGCGGCCAGTCATTTAATTGCTTATGCGATGAACCAAAATGGCGGAAATTTGCAGGAGTCCCTGATATATGCGGCAGACCAACTCGATGGCATTTATTGTATTATTGCCGCAACCGAAAATCAAATTGGTTTTGTTAAAGACAAGCTGGGAATTAAACCATTACTTTTAGTGGAATCCGATAAGTATATCATGTTAGGTTCTGAACAAATCGAATTTTCGGCCGTTGACGAAGACCTTTTTGCAGAAGAAATGGAACCGGGAGAGGTGCGCGTATGGAATATTTAG
- a CDS encoding (2Fe-2S)-binding protein produces MNKIIDRSIDLGPYWPQEDDDLIICRCEEVTKGEIRKAVHEGMVTLTEIRRYLRTGMGLCQGQTCAKLVKNIVARELKIAPNELESAVSRAPARPVEMRVLANEVITGGENHE; encoded by the coding sequence ATGAATAAGATAATCGATCGTTCAATTGATTTAGGTCCATATTGGCCACAGGAAGACGATGATTTAATCATTTGTCGATGTGAAGAAGTTACTAAAGGTGAAATCAGAAAAGCTGTTCATGAAGGAATGGTTACCTTAACTGAAATAAGACGGTATCTGCGAACCGGGATGGGTTTATGTCAAGGACAGACCTGTGCAAAACTGGTTAAAAATATCGTGGCCCGGGAACTCAAAATTGCGCCCAATGAATTGGAGAGCGCGGTATCGCGGGCACCGGCTCGGCCGGTAGAAATGCGCGTTTTGGCAAATGAAGTAATAACCGGAGGTGAAAACCATGAATAA
- a CDS encoding NAD(P)/FAD-dependent oxidoreductase, with the protein MNNNSDVLIIGGGVIGCATAYYLAKQGVNVTVLEKKQIGEGGSSRNGGGVRQSGRDPRELPLAMAGIKNLWPTLSEELGMDVEYYKKGNLRLAKTAGHIKILEGLTERAVAKGLDVKMIDAQEVKAICPYLSDEVIGASWCDTDGHANPMLTTLAYYKNARRLGVRFITGENVVEIKKIRGKARQVITEQNIYEAEQIILAAGYESRAIANTVGIDIPMNRVLLEALATEPQGKMFEQMLGTAEADFYGHQSTHGSFVFGGSSGFDAYTSNFDTPINNSQTAACICRGIIGYFPILADAKIVRTWAGWIDECADHVPVISFVEEVPGLILACAFTGHGFGISPMVGTLLAEMIVDGKPSLDLYELRYDRFKTKL; encoded by the coding sequence ATGAATAATAATTCCGATGTTTTAATTATCGGGGGTGGGGTCATTGGTTGTGCAACCGCATATTATCTGGCTAAACAAGGCGTTAATGTCACCGTTCTTGAAAAAAAACAGATTGGTGAAGGCGGGTCGAGCCGAAACGGCGGCGGGGTTCGGCAATCGGGTCGTGATCCGCGCGAATTACCGCTGGCAATGGCGGGGATTAAAAACTTATGGCCAACGCTTTCGGAAGAATTGGGGATGGATGTCGAATATTACAAAAAAGGAAATTTGCGTCTGGCTAAAACCGCGGGACACATTAAAATTTTAGAAGGTTTGACAGAGCGGGCGGTCGCCAAAGGGCTAGATGTCAAAATGATCGATGCCCAGGAAGTCAAAGCAATCTGTCCTTATTTATCCGATGAGGTGATTGGCGCCAGTTGGTGTGATACCGACGGTCATGCCAATCCGATGCTAACAACGCTGGCTTATTATAAAAATGCCCGACGACTCGGGGTTCGGTTTATAACTGGCGAAAACGTGGTTGAAATTAAAAAAATCAGAGGAAAAGCCCGACAGGTGATTACCGAACAAAACATTTATGAGGCGGAACAGATTATTCTGGCTGCCGGTTATGAGAGCCGGGCGATTGCCAATACCGTGGGGATTGATATTCCCATGAATCGGGTATTGCTGGAAGCCCTGGCAACGGAACCACAGGGAAAAATGTTTGAACAGATGCTGGGGACTGCGGAAGCTGATTTTTATGGCCATCAGAGCACCCACGGATCTTTTGTTTTTGGCGGTTCTTCGGGGTTTGATGCCTATACTTCAAATTTTGATACGCCGATAAATAACAGTCAAACAGCTGCTTGTATTTGTCGGGGAATCATCGGCTATTTTCCAATATTGGCAGATGCAAAAATTGTTCGAACCTGGGCTGGATGGATCGACGAATGCGCTGATCACGTACCGGTGATCAGTTTTGTCGAAGAGGTACCGGGGCTTATCCTGGCTTGTGCTTTTACCGGACATGGGTTTGGAATATCACCGATGGTAGGAACCCTCTTAGCGGAAATGATTGTGGATGGGAAACCATCCCTTGATTTATATGAATTGCGTTATGATCGCTTCAAAACTAAATTATAA
- a CDS encoding glutamine synthetase family protein, translated as MGNDLYTGMEKQTITSIKKQIEENNVKMIRLEYTDILGINRGKLMPVSMIDEIFGDGIAFCTVSLAMAFNNDIVNSKYFSETNDDMKVIGDPSTFVILPHCDKTAFVLGELYYMDEPMLQAPREFLKKMVQEYHKLGLDPIAASELEFYVYNKGESGYQDPYTKQPCTCYTANKRIDPKRFLYKLTETFETMGFNVLYMNHEYYPGQFEYNWKHSKIVRAADESSVFKALSKDIAETNDLMVTFMGKPKNASGGSGCHFHISFNDIETEDNVCHDKTKENDLADVLRYFIGGVIKHAKGLTAFLAPTVNCYKRYQPDSFAPIYIGWGYDNRTTYIRVPQERGKATRMEIRAGSAASNAYLALGGILAAGLDGIKNKIEPPEVVTTDLYHDTEKQNEQVPKSLFSALKCLEEDTWLMEHVGKELVDVFLQLKRKEIEEYKKYVTDWEWDTYSYHI; from the coding sequence ATGGGAAATGATCTATATACAGGGATGGAAAAACAAACAATAACGTCCATTAAAAAACAAATTGAAGAAAATAATGTAAAAATGATCCGTTTGGAATATACCGATATCTTGGGAATTAACCGCGGTAAACTGATGCCGGTTTCGATGATTGATGAAATTTTTGGCGATGGCATTGCGTTTTGTACAGTCAGTTTGGCGATGGCATTTAATAACGATATCGTGAACTCAAAATATTTTTCCGAAACCAATGATGATATGAAAGTGATTGGCGATCCGTCTACTTTTGTCATTTTGCCGCATTGTGATAAAACGGCTTTTGTGCTAGGTGAATTATATTATATGGATGAACCGATGTTACAGGCACCACGAGAGTTTCTGAAAAAAATGGTTCAGGAATATCATAAACTGGGATTGGATCCAATTGCGGCCAGTGAGCTGGAATTTTATGTTTATAATAAAGGTGAAAGTGGATATCAGGATCCTTACACCAAACAGCCCTGTACCTGTTATACCGCCAATAAGCGGATTGACCCGAAACGTTTTTTATATAAGTTGACCGAGACGTTCGAAACCATGGGTTTTAATGTTTTGTATATGAATCATGAATATTATCCGGGCCAATTTGAGTACAATTGGAAACATTCAAAAATTGTTCGAGCCGCCGATGAAAGTTCTGTCTTTAAAGCCTTGAGTAAAGATATTGCCGAAACCAATGATTTGATGGTGACTTTTATGGGGAAACCCAAAAATGCATCCGGTGGGAGTGGGTGTCACTTTCATATTTCTTTTAACGATATAGAAACAGAAGATAATGTCTGTCACGATAAAACCAAAGAAAATGACCTGGCCGATGTATTACGCTATTTTATTGGCGGTGTCATTAAACATGCCAAAGGTCTGACTGCTTTTTTAGCCCCGACGGTTAATTGTTATAAGCGTTATCAACCCGATTCTTTTGCCCCCATTTATATTGGTTGGGGTTACGATAATCGAACGACGTATATTCGCGTCCCTCAAGAACGGGGCAAAGCAACACGGATGGAAATTCGGGCCGGGAGTGCGGCATCAAACGCTTATCTGGCATTAGGGGGGATTTTGGCCGCAGGACTTGATGGCATCAAAAATAAGATTGAGCCGCCAGAGGTTGTTACGACTGATCTTTATCATGATACCGAAAAACAAAACGAACAAGTGCCGAAAAGCCTATTTAGCGCCTTGAAATGTCTGGAAGAAGATACCTGGCTGATGGAACATGTCGGCAAAGAATTAGTGGATGTTTTTTTACAGCTGAAACGAAAAGAAATTGAAGAATATAAAAAATATGTTACCGACTGGGAATGGGACACCTATTCTTACCATATTTAA
- the sdaAB gene encoding L-serine ammonia-lyase, iron-sulfur-dependent subunit beta, whose amino-acid sequence MSIFDIVGPIMVGPSSSHTAGAVKIGYLSKKLMGEKIKSAEIYLHGSFRTTGKGHGTDRAIVAGLLGMKPDDIRIPDSFELAAQEGMTFKFEGINLRNAHPNSVKLILKGVSGRELEILASSLGGSRIKICQIDGLEANFSGDYPTLVVHNLDQPGHVTEVTSMLSHKSVNIATMQLYRNHRGGDAVMVLECDQEISPESILWLEHLEGIRKVTYLSLEEAP is encoded by the coding sequence ATGAGTATATTTGATATTGTCGGGCCGATTATGGTTGGACCATCCAGTTCGCATACAGCGGGAGCGGTTAAAATTGGCTATCTTTCGAAAAAACTAATGGGTGAAAAAATAAAGTCGGCGGAAATTTATTTACATGGTTCGTTTCGGACAACCGGAAAAGGCCATGGCACGGATCGGGCCATTGTGGCGGGATTGTTGGGGATGAAACCGGACGATATTCGCATTCCTGATAGTTTTGAATTAGCGGCGCAAGAAGGTATGACGTTTAAATTTGAAGGGATTAATCTGCGTAATGCTCATCCCAATTCGGTTAAATTAATTCTAAAAGGCGTGTCGGGAAGAGAACTGGAAATTTTAGCTTCATCTTTAGGCGGAAGTCGGATTAAAATCTGCCAGATTGATGGCTTAGAAGCAAATTTTTCCGGCGATTATCCAACTTTGGTTGTTCATAACCTTGATCAGCCAGGTCATGTCACCGAAGTGACATCAATGTTGTCACACAAATCGGTTAATATTGCCACGATGCAGCTTTATCGAAATCATCGCGGTGGTGATGCCGTTATGGTATTGGAATGTGACCAGGAAATATCACCGGAATCGATTTTATGGTTGGAACATTTAGAAGGAATCAGAAAAGTAACGTATCTCAGTCTGGAGGAAGCACCATGA
- a CDS encoding FMN-binding glutamate synthase family protein: MSEKKQVPIHNAPKATWNKETLSEIDYKAANGKYRIRGCGTPRPMPKFDDLLILPSQLTRMPIDTYREDCETRTVLGARFAKKPLVIETPVMIAGMSYGALSKEAKIALAKATQLVGTVISNGEGGLLPEEIENSYRQSIQILASRMGFTRRNMEVADMLEVLYGIGAKPGLSGHLMGEKITKEISEMRQIPIGIDLHSHPRAGDAFGADDMIVKMQQLRELTEWETPIFCKIAAGRVRDDIKIAIKLGFDGIILDGCSAGTGAAPVMAADHLGIPTMPALVQAVRTLEEMGVKEEMSLIVSGGITNGADLAKALAIGADAVAIGTAAMVAMGCRVCMNCQTGKCAFGIGTQDPELRAKLDIDEAAERVANYIKAITAEAVLLAKSAGKTKLKNLEREDLRALTLEACAMTGIPLVGSDLVIGKGFGFSADNGL, translated from the coding sequence ATGAGTGAGAAAAAACAAGTACCGATCCACAATGCGCCAAAGGCGACCTGGAACAAAGAAACATTATCAGAAATTGACTATAAAGCGGCAAATGGCAAGTATCGAATTCGTGGCTGTGGCACCCCAAGACCGATGCCCAAATTCGATGACTTATTAATCTTGCCATCACAATTGACCCGAATGCCGATTGATACCTATCGCGAAGACTGTGAAACACGAACGGTATTAGGGGCCCGATTTGCTAAAAAACCATTGGTTATCGAAACCCCGGTGATGATCGCCGGGATGTCTTATGGCGCTTTAAGCAAAGAAGCTAAAATTGCGCTGGCGAAGGCAACGCAATTAGTGGGAACTGTGATTAGCAACGGCGAAGGTGGGTTATTACCGGAAGAAATAGAGAATTCCTACCGTCAGTCGATTCAGATTCTGGCCAGTCGGATGGGTTTTACCCGAAGAAATATGGAAGTCGCGGATATGCTGGAAGTGCTTTATGGGATTGGTGCCAAACCCGGTTTATCCGGTCATTTGATGGGTGAAAAAATAACCAAAGAAATTTCTGAAATGCGACAAATACCGATCGGCATTGATTTGCATTCGCATCCGCGGGCCGGGGACGCTTTTGGTGCCGATGACATGATTGTCAAAATGCAGCAACTGCGCGAACTGACCGAATGGGAAACACCGATTTTTTGTAAAATTGCCGCCGGACGAGTTCGTGATGACATTAAAATTGCGATAAAACTTGGTTTTGATGGCATTATTCTCGATGGCTGCAGTGCTGGAACCGGGGCCGCCCCAGTAATGGCTGCCGATCACCTGGGGATACCAACGATGCCGGCCTTAGTGCAGGCGGTTAGAACTTTAGAAGAAATGGGCGTCAAAGAGGAAATGAGCCTGATTGTCTCGGGCGGGATTACCAATGGTGCTGATCTCGCCAAGGCATTAGCGATTGGTGCGGATGCAGTGGCAATTGGAACCGCGGCGATGGTAGCAATGGGCTGTCGGGTTTGTATGAACTGCCAGACGGGGAAATGTGCTTTTGGTATCGGGACTCAAGATCCCGAATTGCGCGCGAAGCTGGATATTGATGAAGCGGCTGAACGGGTGGCCAACTATATTAAAGCGATTACGGCGGAAGCGGTATTGCTGGCTAAATCAGCAGGAAAAACAAAACTAAAAAATCTGGAACGGGAAGACTTACGGGCATTGACTCTGGAAGCTTGTGCAATGACCGGGATTCCGCTAGTCGGGAGCGATCTGGTGATTGGTAAAGGATTTGGATTTTCCGCAGATAACGGCCTCTAA
- a CDS encoding APC family permease — MNEKGKLGLGSGVAICVGLIVATSCLLSLGVGMGLAGKAFIIPLIVVVILNAFIALSFSELHTLMPNVDGGVGQYSLVGLGPVASMISNISAYVITMVFASSVEIAMCGLVLNEFFPQIPAVAISVIVLVVIGIVNLFGVDLFSKVQNLVVILLIGSLIGMGIISFFKLGTGTVITAAQQTAPAITGIGGLMGLSAIAFWLFIGVEFIIPVAKDLKNPKRDVLLSMILALILLFVVQAVLGVGMTNYVSLDVLASSAMPHMVFAEAVLGDFGKAWMGIVTLLAGISTLNTVLASSARIICGMSEEGMMPSIFKKINKKNVPVFGLALMMLADFGIVVTGFAQSNALTNLILAASCFWLMSYILTHINVLVLRKRYPNMERNKKLVLMGIPQIIGILGNIYMIWNISSDPASRLAIYQVCGVLFAILVTYALIWVIGVMKVKPFEPVDIDKVNNDAIEFEKGNKKRLVEATE, encoded by the coding sequence ATGAACGAAAAAGGAAAGTTAGGATTAGGTAGCGGCGTAGCCATATGTGTGGGACTCATTGTGGCAACGAGTTGTTTGTTATCACTGGGTGTCGGAATGGGATTAGCCGGCAAAGCGTTTATCATTCCGTTAATCGTTGTTGTTATTTTAAATGCCTTTATCGCGTTATCATTTTCAGAATTGCATACATTGATGCCAAATGTCGATGGCGGCGTGGGTCAATATTCGCTGGTTGGTTTAGGACCGGTGGCATCGATGATTTCAAATATTTCAGCTTATGTAATTACGATGGTATTTGCTTCATCCGTTGAAATTGCGATGTGTGGGTTGGTATTAAATGAATTTTTTCCACAAATTCCGGCCGTTGCCATTAGTGTAATTGTGCTTGTGGTGATTGGGATTGTCAATCTTTTTGGAGTAGACTTATTCTCGAAGGTCCAAAACCTGGTCGTAATCCTGTTGATTGGCTCATTGATTGGAATGGGCATTATCAGCTTCTTTAAATTAGGAACCGGAACCGTGATTACAGCAGCCCAGCAAACAGCTCCAGCAATTACTGGAATTGGCGGGTTGATGGGTTTATCAGCGATTGCATTTTGGTTATTTATCGGGGTTGAATTTATTATTCCGGTGGCCAAAGATTTAAAGAATCCCAAACGTGACGTATTGCTTTCGATGATATTGGCGTTAATATTGCTGTTTGTGGTACAGGCGGTATTGGGCGTTGGGATGACAAATTATGTCAGTCTGGATGTCCTGGCTTCAAGTGCAATGCCACATATGGTTTTTGCCGAAGCGGTATTAGGAGATTTTGGGAAAGCCTGGATGGGAATTGTTACGCTGTTAGCCGGAATTAGTACCTTAAATACGGTCTTGGCAAGCAGTGCCAGAATTATCTGTGGAATGTCTGAAGAAGGTATGATGCCAAGTATTTTCAAAAAAATCAACAAAAAAAATGTCCCTGTTTTTGGACTGGCACTGATGATGCTTGCTGATTTTGGGATTGTAGTAACCGGTTTTGCACAGTCAAATGCATTAACAAATTTGATTCTGGCAGCATCGTGTTTCTGGTTAATGTCGTATATTTTAACTCATATTAATGTGTTAGTGCTGCGTAAGCGATATCCGAATATGGAAAGAAACAAAAAGCTGGTTTTGATGGGAATTCCACAAATTATTGGTATCTTAGGCAATATCTATATGATTTGGAATATTAGTTCGGACCCGGCTTCGCGACTGGCCATTTATCAAGTGTGCGGCGTATTGTTTGCGATCTTGGTAACGTATGCTCTGATCTGGGTGATTGGCGTTATGAAAGTAAAACCATTTGAACCAGTCGACATTGACAAAGTTAACAATGATGCAATCGAATTTGAAAAAGGAAACAAGAAAAGATTGGTTGAAGCAACCGAATAA
- a CDS encoding Rid family hydrolase, which translates to MDFKRINYSSGAPLEDKAGYSRIVKVGPFVYVGGTTSVQPDGTVFGEGDPYAQTKYVLEKLLKLMAEAGSKASEVVRVKVYATDMSHCGEIVRAYSEFFKEIRPLCTVVGTSGLNRPTQLVEIELDAIIGAAI; encoded by the coding sequence ATGGATTTTAAACGAATAAATTATTCATCGGGGGCACCGCTGGAAGACAAAGCGGGCTATAGCAGAATTGTCAAAGTGGGACCTTTTGTTTACGTCGGGGGCACAACTTCGGTACAGCCCGACGGAACGGTGTTTGGCGAAGGGGATCCTTATGCGCAAACAAAATACGTTTTGGAAAAATTGCTTAAATTAATGGCCGAAGCGGGTTCAAAAGCCAGTGAAGTGGTACGGGTTAAAGTTTATGCCACGGATATGAGTCATTGCGGCGAAATTGTTCGGGCCTATTCGGAATTTTTTAAAGAGATTCGGCCATTGTGCACCGTTGTTGGGACATCGGGATTAAATCGACCAACTCAGTTGGTCGAAATTGAGTTGGACGCAATCATCGGGGCCGCAATTTAG
- a CDS encoding GltB/FmdC/FwdC-like GXGXG domain-containing protein yields MEYLDLANVENERVNYLIKDKLKESHDLVLQNVNSMHNICAGLSGTCHVTVEDSTGLYTGSFLEGPTLRIKGNVGWYAGDDMMSGELIVEKNTGCNIGAYINGGNIVIYGNTGSRVGYGMKGGNIIVCGSAGRWAGMMAMGGDLIVLGSLGKEAGESMYAGKIFTSDPEAETKMGGNVFYDSITPAEIEKLNGLFAQYQIAAEAKDFHVIRPVLSGRHEYVLFKPDLKPELARKYSVKRG; encoded by the coding sequence ATGGAATATTTAGATTTAGCCAATGTTGAAAATGAACGGGTTAATTACCTGATAAAAGATAAATTAAAGGAATCTCACGATCTGGTGCTTCAAAATGTTAACTCCATGCACAATATCTGTGCCGGTTTATCGGGGACCTGTCATGTGACGGTTGAAGACAGCACTGGTTTGTATACCGGCAGTTTTTTGGAAGGACCAACGCTGAGAATTAAAGGAAATGTTGGTTGGTACGCCGGAGATGACATGATGTCCGGTGAATTGATTGTCGAAAAAAACACCGGCTGCAATATTGGCGCCTATATTAATGGGGGAAATATCGTCATTTATGGCAATACCGGAAGTCGTGTTGGTTACGGGATGAAAGGCGGTAATATTATTGTCTGCGGATCGGCGGGAAGATGGGCCGGAATGATGGCCATGGGCGGTGATTTGATTGTTTTAGGAAGTCTTGGTAAAGAAGCGGGAGAATCAATGTATGCCGGGAAAATTTTTACCAGCGACCCGGAAGCCGAAACAAAAATGGGCGGTAATGTTTTTTATGACAGCATCACCCCAGCAGAAATAGAAAAGCTGAATGGCTTATTTGCACAATATCAAATAGCCGCCGAGGCAAAAGACTTTCATGTTATTCGTCCGGTACTCAGCGGGAGACATGAGTATGTCTTATTTAAACCGGATTTAAAACCGGAATTAGCACGAAAATATTCAGTAAAGCGAGGATGA
- a CDS encoding (2Fe-2S)-binding protein, translating into MRIEEHPILGKIEKGKTVIFEFDGQPMEGYEGEPIAAALRAAGIMTHRHTLKYKKPRGIFCAIGRCTDCVMIVDGKPNVRTCVTPLLAGMKVQTQDGVTAKAESN; encoded by the coding sequence ATGCGTATTGAAGAACACCCGATACTGGGTAAAATAGAAAAAGGAAAAACGGTTATTTTTGAATTTGACGGGCAGCCAATGGAAGGTTACGAAGGCGAACCGATTGCTGCGGCCTTACGGGCAGCCGGCATCATGACCCATCGGCATACGTTAAAATATAAAAAACCGCGCGGAATTTTTTGCGCAATTGGTCGATGCACCGATTGTGTGATGATTGTTGATGGAAAACCAAATGTCAGAACCTGTGTGACACCTTTATTGGCCGGTATGAAGGTACAGACGCAGGATGGTGTGACAGCAAAAGCAGAATCCAACTAG
- a CDS encoding FAD-dependent oxidoreductase, translating into MKRVELIVIGGGPAGLSAAIEAAKTGMDVVVFDENAKPGGQLFKQIHKFFGSKEHKAKIRGYKIGQELLAEAQETGVKVVLKATVIGIYEGKEVTVMIGDAIEHYKADTIIVATGASENMVTFPGWTLPGVIGAGAAQTMMNLHGVRPGQKVLMLGSGNVGLVVSYQLLQAGCEVVALVDAAKQVGGYGVHAAKLARCGVNFYLSHTIVKAEGEEQVTGVTIGAVDQNWKVIPGSEKQFEVDTICLAVGLSPMSQLLKVAGCKMIDDPKRGGTVPTVNQYGETSVNGIFAAGDVSGIEEASSAMIEGRIAGAAAAYALGYLTKEAFEMKFKNSEDALNALRQGMFGPENKGRKDLTMTEEGILLSQSLLKKGYLAEPEVTAFPGVKTKIKGIHPVIECTQNIPCNPCQDACVKGCIKIGDHITALPIVGEDSACSGCGMCVAACSGQAIFLVDENTETGYANITIPYEFLPLPEKGELGKALDRSGTAVCQAEIVGIKSAKAMDHTNLLTMKVPANMAMTARFYKAMG; encoded by the coding sequence ATGAAACGAGTTGAATTGATTGTAATAGGCGGTGGACCGGCTGGTTTGAGTGCCGCCATCGAAGCCGCTAAAACCGGAATGGACGTGGTTGTTTTTGATGAAAATGCTAAACCAGGCGGACAGTTATTTAAACAAATACATAAATTTTTTGGATCAAAAGAACATAAAGCCAAAATAAGAGGTTATAAAATAGGCCAGGAACTTTTGGCGGAAGCGCAAGAAACGGGCGTTAAAGTCGTTTTAAAGGCAACGGTTATTGGTATTTATGAAGGTAAAGAAGTAACCGTAATGATTGGTGATGCCATTGAACATTATAAAGCTGATACCATCATCGTGGCGACCGGGGCTTCGGAAAATATGGTGACTTTTCCGGGTTGGACATTACCGGGCGTGATTGGTGCCGGAGCGGCCCAAACGATGATGAATCTCCATGGCGTGAGGCCCGGCCAAAAAGTTTTGATGCTGGGTTCCGGCAATGTTGGATTAGTTGTTAGCTATCAATTGCTGCAAGCCGGGTGTGAGGTCGTGGCGCTGGTGGATGCGGCCAAACAGGTTGGTGGTTATGGCGTTCATGCCGCCAAGTTGGCCCGTTGCGGGGTTAACTTTTATCTTTCGCATACCATTGTCAAAGCAGAAGGGGAAGAACAGGTTACCGGTGTTACCATCGGAGCAGTCGATCAAAATTGGAAAGTGATTCCCGGTTCGGAGAAACAGTTTGAGGTCGATACCATCTGTCTGGCCGTCGGTTTATCACCGATGTCGCAATTGCTTAAGGTTGCCGGGTGCAAGATGATCGACGATCCTAAACGCGGGGGAACGGTGCCAACGGTTAATCAATATGGTGAGACGTCAGTAAACGGTATTTTTGCCGCCGGTGATGTTTCCGGCATTGAAGAAGCCAGTTCAGCCATGATTGAAGGACGTATTGCCGGTGCTGCCGCTGCATACGCCTTGGGTTATTTAACTAAAGAAGCGTTTGAAATGAAATTTAAAAACAGTGAAGATGCGCTTAACGCCCTCAGACAAGGCATGTTTGGACCTGAAAATAAAGGTCGAAAAGATTTAACGATGACTGAAGAAGGCATTTTATTATCCCAATCGTTACTAAAAAAGGGATATCTTGCTGAACCGGAAGTTACGGCTTTTCCAGGGGTTAAAACGAAAATAAAGGGAATTCATCCGGTTATTGAATGCACCCAGAATATTCCCTGTAATCCCTGTCAGGATGCCTGTGTCAAAGGATGTATAAAAATTGGTGATCATATCACAGCGTTGCCGATTGTTGGGGAAGATTCAGCGTGTAGCGGTTGTGGGATGTGTGTGGCAGCTTGTTCCGGACAAGCGATCTTTCTGGTCGATGAAAACACCGAAACGGGATACGCCAATATTACGATTCCCTATGAATTTTTACCGTTACCTGAAAAGGGGGAACTGGGAAAGGCGCTTGACCGAAGTGGAACAGCCGTGTGTCAGGCGGAGATTGTGGGCATAAAAAGTGCCAAAGCCATGGATCACACGAACCTGTTAACGATGAAAGTACCGGCAAATATGGCGATGACCGCGCGATTTTATAAGGCAATGGGGTGA